The following proteins are co-located in the Apis mellifera strain DH4 linkage group LG11, Amel_HAv3.1, whole genome shotgun sequence genome:
- the LOC408358 gene encoding RB1-inducible coiled-coil protein 1 isoform X3 has protein sequence MPATYQTLIARAQLAQQCCGLAREQTRICERLVHDQHLQQQGWAAVVANLEDITQMFQSRADLLQQSFAVYLSERQRHMELLENFNADLGTLAKIPILPALRAQAEGLLSPDEQPSQPEKDTEGREKVLSLLRWISAKDNQSSLEQVAEQCSRGLEQFDERVMEALKAEVNAAIDSANKQDMKEIKGLGERLFALEQLMAQTKKLVQEQGELAQGFLQNQSRANNLGDASVLPDLCTSHRRQLLVMLQNHNKLRDIRRRCTKAKEELSVNIYHRLKWIMYVENKMMEVDGKLVMYHESLKRLRRHLEVLQQIHLAPQMYMNAVAEVVRRRTFSQAFLVWASNLACQLLTVHSEELARRREFQSKFDGHFLNTLFPGLEDTPPPFATQAPSVFDNGLPKLTAEDMESLRSQLPDLALTISSPDLNSITQFFLSKSLTSTDENNKEKDGASMRVDAAAKEQERARAPMLFDRGGFESETDTEEFEKIGQGATDSKPESFDGAKQTRQKQLEVGASRSVSPASSTSTNVSPLNSKVADLTNRSSSSSEPGSFHFPSLSVSERPAQLSPLTECAENGESSCLLHHRATVTTNCLPKYHETPSSTMPAEEPNSLSPNPPSSLSRSVMCDGQQQQQQQQQRHQLSGSGGSSPSVGVGATDFMGTEFYMDESLPSSLSEHPADGQHQAIVSLLQENLGNTREEVERLRSMMKAMKAVVHEALRSVRKELAVLRDRSSEGAAGLSKTTDQVREALSLYARECDRRLREREQELTVDHELEMADVKKMIENREEEICTLKRSVIEKESELAEHERLISTMRQKLESEQTEMRDLQTRLHQQLEEALEQARAEKESAVKNANDERFLEIASLTNSVTQCQKRIQELEKSLDTARSDQKRMVKEATEKLQMEYKSELQSIRSRFKLMTASSTMESSPSDSTDKIERPDFIELAGHVLSTASQDAMKQEKRSIEDERTDCVAKLVHDLRLATQVIEEKDREMEMFRRREVALTDECKRYKSTIRRLTESENFKGEPGLHKESSDEQLEMSQSSLEEVAKNLETEKDLEVEVSESKKVRLEASDDEPSCLARRLEMLENENKRLSAELQSLRESKESAEAKIEALEADKVRLEIELVKERPRNFAAPDSSSSSECREKDMNASVAVVSESSARRDAATSPKPQRRCGCTTCLTHVQKKMQKTATKLVEMGHITATSCDPGDNVLMFWDPTHGTYTLYQESTTLYFLNTDSSSELDLGSNPDETKNTQSIVEVVDKQYCHARKSENRYRVRRGTKFYRVVVKPVSNSAAMLASVQQE, from the exons ATGCCGGCCACCTACCAGACCCTGATCGCCCGCGCCCAGTTGGCGCAGCAGTGCTGCGGATTGGCGCGGGAGCAGACGAGGATCTGCGAGAGGCTGGTCCACGATCAGCACCTCCAGCAACAGGGGTGGGCTGCCGTGGTCGCGAATCTGGAGGACATCACTCAGATGTTCCAGTCACGGGCCGACCTCCTGCAGCAGAGCTTCGCCGTTTACTTGTCGGAGAGGCAGCGGCACATGGAACTACTCGAAAA CTTCAACGCGGACCTGGGCACCCTAGCGAAAATTCCAATCCTGCCAGCGCTGAGGGCCCAGGCGGAGGGTTTGCTGAGCCCGGACGAGCAACCGAGTCAGCCTGAGAAGGACACGGAGGGTAGGGAGAAGGTTCTGAGCCTGCTCCGGTGGATCTCGGCGAAAGACAATCAAAGCAGTTTGGAGCAGGTTGCGGAGCAGTGTTCGAGGGGTCTGGAGCAGTTCGACGAGAGGGTGATGGAGGCGTTGAAGGCCGAGGTGAACGCGGCCATAGACAGCGCGAACAAGCAGGACATGAAGGAGATCAAGGGGCTTGGCGAGAGGCTGTTCGCTTTGGAGCAGCTGATGGCGCAGACGAAGAAGCTGGTCCAGGAGCAGGGGGAGCTCGCCCAGGGTTTCCTCCAGAACCAGAGCCGGGCGAACAACTTGGGCGACGCGAGCGTGCTCCCCGACCTGTGCACGTCGCACAGGCGCCAGCTGCTCGTCATGCTGCAGAACCACAACAAGCTGCGCGACATCAGGCGTAGGTGCACCAAGGCGAAGGAGGAGCTGTCCGTGAACATCTATCACCGGCTCAAGTGGATCATGTACGTGGAGAACAAGATGATGGAGGTGGACGGCAAGTTGGTCATGTATCACGAGAGCCTGAAACGTCTGAGAAGGCACCTCGAGGTGTTGCAGCAGATCCATCTCGCGCCCCAGATGTACATGAACGCCGTGGCCGAGGTCGTTCGTAGGAGAACGTTCTCGCAAGCTTTCCTGGTCTGGGCGAGCAACCTGGCCTGCCAATTGCTCACCGTTCACAGCGAGGAATTGGCACGTAGAAGGGAGTTTCAGAGCAAATTCGACGGCCACTTCCTCAACACGTTGTTCCCAGGCCTCGAGGACACGCCACCGCCGTTCGCCACCCAGGCGCCGTCCGTTTTCGACAACGGATTGCCAAAG TTGACGGCCGAGGATATGGAATCTCTGAGATCTCAGCTACCCGATCTGGCGCTCACCATCTCGTCGCCAGATTTGAACAGCATCACCCAGTTCTTCCTGTCCAAGAGTCTCACCAGCACGGACGAGAACAACAAGGAGAAGGACGGCGCCTCGATGCGCGTGGACGCGGCCGCGAAGGAGCAGGAACGGGCCAGGGCGCCGATGTTGTTCGACAG GGGTGGTTTCGAATCGGAGACGGACACGGAGGAGTTCGAGAAGATCGGGCAGGGCGCGACGGACTCTAAACCGGAGTCCTTCGATGGCGCGAAACAAACGCGTCAGAAGCAATTGGAGGTTGGTGCCTCGCGAAGCGTCTCCCCCGCTTCCTCGACCTCGACTAACGTATCCCCGCTTAATTCGAAAGTCGCGGACCTGACGAACCGGTCATCCTCCTCGAGCGAGCCTGGATCCTTCCATTTTCCCAGTCTGTCCGTGAGCGAGCGTCCGGCTCAGCTGAGCCCGCTAACCGAGTGCGCCGAGAACGGCGAGTCGAGCTGTTTGCTTCACCACCGTGCCACCGTCACCACCAACTGTCTTCCTAAATATCACGAGACGCCGTCGAGCACGATGCCCGCCGAGGAGCCAAACTCCCTAAGTCCgaatcctccctcctccctgtCACGGTCCGTGATGTGCGACGgccagcagcagcagcagcagcagcagcaacgcCACCAGCTGTCGGGCAGTGGCGGTAGCAGCCCATCCGTGGGAGTTGGGGCTACCGACTTCATGGGTACTGAATTTTACATGGACGAGTCCCTGCCGAGCAGCCTCAGCGAGCATCCCGCGGACGGCCAGCACCAGGCTATCGTTTCCCTTCTCCAG GAGAATCTTGGCAACACTCGGGAGGAGGTGGAGAGGCTCCGTTCCATGATGAAAGCGATGAAGGCGGTGGTGCACGAGGCGTTGAGGTCCGTTCGCAAGGAGTTGGCCGTTCTCAGGGATCGATCGAGCGAGGGTGCGGCCGGTCTCTCGAAGACGACGGACCAAGTGCGCGAGGCCCTGTCGTTGTACGCGCGCGAGTGCGACCGCCGTCTTCGGGAGCGGGAGCAAGAGTTGACGGTGGACCACGAGCTCGAGATGGCGGACGTGAAGAAGATGATAGAGAATCGGGAGGAGGAGATATGCACGTTGAAGCGGAGCGTGATCGAGAAGGAGAGCGAGCTGGCGGAGCACGAGCGTTTGATATCGACCATGAGGCAAAAGTTGGAGAGCGAGCAAACGGAGATGAGGGATCTGCAAACGCGTCTCCACCAACAGTTGGAGGAGGCTTTGGAGCAGGCGCGGGCCGAGAAAGAGTCGGCGGTGAAGAACGCCAACGACGAGAGATTCTTGGAGATAGCGTCGCTCACCAACTCCGTCACGCAATGCCAGAAACGTATCCAAGAGTTGGAGAAGAGTTTGGACACGGCGCGCAGCGATCAGAAGAGGATGGTGAAGGAGGCGACCGAGAAGCTGCAGATGGAGTACAAGAGCGAGTTGCAGTCGATCAGGAGCCGGTTCAAGCTGATGACAGCTTCCTCTACCATGGAGAGCAGCCCGAGCGACAGCACCGACAAGATCGAA aGACCAGACTTCATCGAGTTGGCCGGCCACGTGTTGAGCACGGCGTCGCAAGACGCAATGAAGCAGGAGAAGCGGAGCATCGAGGACGAGCGTACGGACTGCGTGGCGAAATTGGTGCACGATCTGCGATTGGCCACGCAGGTGATCGAGGAGAAGGACAGAGAGATGGAGATGTTCAGGAGAAGGGAGGTAGCGTTGACGGACGAGTGCAAGCGTTACAAGAGCACGATCAGGCGTTTGACCGAGTCGGAGAATTTTAAGGGCGAGCCCGGTTTGCACAAGGAGAGCAGCGACGAGCAGCTGGAGATGAGCCAGAGCAGCTTGGAGGAGGTTGCGAAGAACTTGGAGACGGAGAAGGACTTGGAGGTGGAGGTGTCCGAGTCGAAGAAGGTGCGGTTGGAGGCGAGCGACGACGAGCCGAGCTGCCTCGCGAGACGGCTCGAGATGCTGGAGAACGAGAACAAGAGGTTGAGCGCCGAGCTGCAATCGCTCCGCGAGAGCAAAGAGTCGGCCGAGGCGAAGATAGAGGCCTTGGAGGCGGACAAGGTCCGGCTCGAGATCGAGCTGGTGAAGGAGCGCCCTAGGAACTTCGCCGCCCCCGactcctcgtcctcgtccgaGTGCCGCGAGAAGGATATGAACGCCTCGGTGGCGGTGGTCTCCGAGTCGAGCGCGCGCAGGGACGCGGCGACCAGCCCCAAGCCGCAGCGCCGATGCGGCTGCACCACGTGCCTCACCCACGTCCAGAAGAAGATGCAGAAGACGGCTACGAAGCTCGTCGAGATGGGCCACATCACCGCGACCAGCTGCGATCCCGGGGATAACGTGTTGATGTTCTGGGATCCGACCCACGGCACGTACACGTTGTACCAGGAGTCGACGACACTCTACTTCCTCAACACGGATTCCTCTTCCGAGTTGGATCTCGGCTCGAATCCCGACGAGACGAAGAATACTCAGAGCATCGTCGAGGTTGTGGATAAACAGTACTGTCACGCTAGAAAg TCAGAGAATCGATATCGCGTACGACGCGGTACCAAATTCTATCGCGTGGTCGTGAAACCTGTGAGCAACAGTGCAGCTATGTTGGCGAGCGTTCAGCAAGAATAG